Proteins encoded together in one Triticum dicoccoides isolate Atlit2015 ecotype Zavitan chromosome 7B, WEW_v2.0, whole genome shotgun sequence window:
- the LOC119340615 gene encoding ABC transporter G family member 4-like, translated as MWLIHQLVTDWPQVAWPPYLHYHPSSSIESFHPVLAISGHTTMATITTTTVTEPDNADASSPAPKNVMCELAARNIYYAKPAAAPTLSLGRLLRPCGAALATPDYILRDVSLTARAGEILAVVGPSGAGKSTLLDILAVRTAPTHGRLLLNSAPLRSSSFRRLSAHVPQADVALSLLTVAETFTFAASLLYHTSASAASTAVTALLADFRLAHAAHTQVSASRLSGGERRRVSIGLALLRDPGVLLLDEPTSGLDSSSAFVVVGCLRAVAAARGTTVVLSIHQPSARLLSAVDSLLLLSRGTVLHHGSLASLDAALLSHGFAVPAQLNPLEYALEVIDQIPHPSPSSPEPKSSQDLTTKASDSDRNRPAMATPPSLSCTSPCSRIHEFVVLYKRAWKVVYRSKQLLLTNFLEAVIVGTLLGTIYINAGYGEAGAHKRLGLFAFTLTFLLTSTTETLPTFVTERPIVLAETAAGLYRLSTHATAATMVFLPYLLAVALLYSSCVYFLVGLCASPAAFAVFVLVVWAVVLTANSFVLFISSFAPDYIAGMSLVSVSLAGFFLFSGYFLSRESTPVYWVFMHYASPYKYALDAMLANEYSCAANRCFGVAGAGEECSETGRDVLAARGLTAEERWTGVQVLFGFFLLYRVLYWVVLSRRASRAKR; from the coding sequence ATGTGGCTAATTCACCAACTTGTGACTGACTGGCCGCAAGTGGCCTGGCCTCCCTATCTACATTACCACCCCTCTTCCTCCATTGAATCCTTCCATCCCGTTCttgccatctccggccacaccacaaTGGCCACCATAACCACCACAACTGTCACCGAACCTGACAATGCCGACGCGTCTTCGCCAGCACCCAAGAATGTCATGTGCGAGCTAGCCGCCCGGAATATCTACTACGCGAAGCCGGCTGCGGCGCCGACGTTGTCCCTCGGGCGGCTCTTAAGGCCTTGCGGCGCGGCCCTTGCGACGCCCGACTACATCCTCCGCGACGTGTCGCTCACGGCGCGGGCGGGGGAGATCCTGGCCGTCGTCGGCCCGAGCGGCGCCGGCAAGTCCACGCTGCTCGACATCCTTGCGGTGCGGACAGCGCCCACCCACGGGCGCCTCCTGCTCAACTCGGCGCCGCTCCGGTCCTCCTCCTTCCGCCGCCTGTCCGCCCACGTGCCGCAGGCCGACGTCGCTCTGTCGCTGCTCACCGTAGCCGAGACGTTCACCTTCGCCGCGTCGCTGCTTTACCATACGTCGGCGTCCGCGGCCTCGACCGCGGTCACGGCGCTCCTCGCCGACTTCCGTCTGGCGCACGCGGCTCACACGCAGGTCTCCGCGTCCCGGCTATCGGGAGGCGAGCGCCGGCGGGTGTCCATTGGCCTCGCCCTGCTCCGCGACCCCGGGGTGCTCCTCCTCGACGAGCCGACCTCCGGCCTCGACTCCTCCTCGGCGTTCGTGGTCGTCGGCTGCCTCCGCGCCGTCGCGGCCGCCAGAGGCACGACGGTGGTGCTGTCCATCCACCAGCCCAGCGCGCGCCTCCTCTCCGCCGTGGATtcgctcctcctcctctcccgcggcacCGTACTCCACCACGGCTCCCTCGCCTCCCTCGACGCCGCCCTCCTCTCACACGGCTTCGCCGTCCCCGCACAGCTCAACCCGCTAGAGTACGCCCTCGAGGTCATTGACCAGATACCCCatccctcgccctcctcccctgAACCAAAGTCATCGCAAGATCTCACAACCAAGGCATCGGATTCGGACCGCAACAGGCCGGCCATGGCGACACCGCCGTCGTTGTCGTGTACTTCGCCGTGCTCACGGATACATGAGTTCGTGGTTCTGTACAAGAGGGCGTGGAAGGTGGTGTATCGCAGCAAGCAGCTGCTATTGACCAACTTCCTCGAGGCTGTGATCGTCGGGACGCTGCTGGGCACCATCTACATCAACGCCGGTTATGGCGAGGCCGGCGCACACAAGCGACTGGGGCTCTTCGCCTTCACGCTGACGTTCCTGCTCACCTCCACCACGGAGACGCTGCCAACGTTCGTCACGGAGCGGCCGATCGTGCTCGCTGAGACGGCGGCGGGTCTGTACCGGCTGTCCACCCATGCCACCGCGGCCACGATGGTGTTCCTCCCGTACCTCCTGGCGGTGGCGCTGCTCTACTCCTCGTGCGTCTACTTCCTCGTCGGCCTCTGCGCGTCGCCGGCGGCATTCGCAGTGTTTGTGCTGGTGGTGTGGGCGGTGGTGCTCACGGCCAACTCCTTCGTGCTGTTCATCAGTTCCTTCGCGCCGGACTACATCGCGGGAATGTCTCTGGTCTCGGTGTCGCTGGCCGGGTTCTTCCTCTTCTCAGGCTACTTCCTGTCGCGGGAGAGCACGCCGGTGTACTGGGTGTTCATGCACTACGCCTCTCCCTACAAGTACGCGCTGGACGCCATGCTCGCCAACGAGTACTCGTGCGCGGCGAACCGGTGCTTCGGGGTGGCCGGCGCCGGAGAGGAGTGCTCGGAGACGGGGCGCGACGTGCTGGCGGCGAGGGGCCTCACGGCGGAGGAGCGGTGGACGGGAGTgcaggtgctgtttggattcttccTCCTCTACCGGGTGCTCTACTGGGTCGTGCTCAGCCGGAGAGCGTCGAGAGCCAAGAGGTGA